A DNA window from Vigna unguiculata cultivar IT97K-499-35 chromosome 10, ASM411807v1, whole genome shotgun sequence contains the following coding sequences:
- the LOC114167106 gene encoding uncharacterized protein LOC114167106 isoform X4 gives MDDPPLQRIAISGPTLASLIQRFSTSPSAIHGLLFGHVTHLPTTLSDDSSSTVPTLLATITGFLCSPSFHDSSGAVLPSALHPHSSLLGWFSARRRSALRPSMREFSVTSSLSSLSQFSTSIDNSNPNLNSNSREQPSLFPPCVFLLLASPPFDNAPSSHVHTHEYRAFQFRTGPQLFEPRSLDVVNIGPAFRGHYGAFSPNSRLPALDCGLRGSPMDEGGDDRLAGMKQAANDQRELDGCVEGFEVGKLSRMVGSDARSYTEGLEELYKKMLVKIQNLTSLVDESSAMVLEQFSWASSSGDL, from the exons ATGGACGATCCACCGTTGCAGAGGATCGCGATTTCCGGCCCCACACTTGCCTCCCTCATCCAGCGCTTCTCCACTTCCCCCTCGGCCATCCACGGCCTCCTCTTCGGCCACGTCACCCACCTTCCCACCACACTCTCCGACGATTCTTCCTCCACCGTCCCCACCCTCCTCGCTACCATCACCGGCTTCCTCTGCTCCCCCTCCTTCCACGACTCCTCCGGCGCCGTCCTCCCCTCCGCCCTCCACCCCCACTCCTCCCTCCTCGGGTGGTTCTCCGCTCGCCGCCGATCCGCCCTCCGCCCCTCCATGCGCGAGTTCTCCGTCACCTCCTCCCTCTCGTCTCTCTCTCAATTCTCTACGTCAATCGATAACTCAAACCCAAACCTAAACTCAAATTCCCGTGAACAACCTTCTCTCTTTCCTCCCTGCGTCTTCCTCCTCCTAGCTTCCCCTCCCTTCGACAACGCGCCCTCCTCGCACGTGCACACGCATGAGTACCGCGCCTTCCAGTTCCGCACCGGGCCCCAGTTGTTCGAGCCCCGCTCCCTCGACGTCGTCAACATCGGCCCTGCCTTCCGCGGCCACTACGGTGCTTTCAGCCCCAACTCGCGCCTCCCCGCACTCGACTGCGGGCTCCGTGGCTCCCCGATGGATGAAGGTGGCGACGACAGACTCGCTGGGATGAAGCAGGCCGCCAATGACCAGAGGGAGCTCGATGGGTGCGTCGAGGGGTTTGAGGTGGGGAAGCTGAGCAGAATGGTCGGTTCTGATGCTAGGAGCTACACCGAGGGTTTGGAGGAGTTATATAAGAAAATGCTTGTTAAGATTCAGAATTTGACCAGCTTGGTGGACGAGAGTTCTGCTATGGTTCTTGAGCAG TTTTCGTGGGCTTCCTCTAGTGGTGATCTCTAG
- the LOC114167106 gene encoding uncharacterized protein LOC114167106 isoform X2: MDDPPLQRIAISGPTLASLIQRFSTSPSAIHGLLFGHVTHLPTTLSDDSSSTVPTLLATITGFLCSPSFHDSSGAVLPSALHPHSSLLGWFSARRRSALRPSMREFSVTSSLSSLSQFSTSIDNSNPNLNSNSREQPSLFPPCVFLLLASPPFDNAPSSHVHTHEYRAFQFRTGPQLFEPRSLDVVNIGPAFRGHYGAFSPNSRLPALDCGLRGSPMDEGGDDRLAGMKQAANDQRELDGCVEGFEVGKLSRMVGSDARSYTEGLEELYKKMLVKIQNLTSLVDESSAMVLEQQRRLVAMDISAFCA, encoded by the exons ATGGACGATCCACCGTTGCAGAGGATCGCGATTTCCGGCCCCACACTTGCCTCCCTCATCCAGCGCTTCTCCACTTCCCCCTCGGCCATCCACGGCCTCCTCTTCGGCCACGTCACCCACCTTCCCACCACACTCTCCGACGATTCTTCCTCCACCGTCCCCACCCTCCTCGCTACCATCACCGGCTTCCTCTGCTCCCCCTCCTTCCACGACTCCTCCGGCGCCGTCCTCCCCTCCGCCCTCCACCCCCACTCCTCCCTCCTCGGGTGGTTCTCCGCTCGCCGCCGATCCGCCCTCCGCCCCTCCATGCGCGAGTTCTCCGTCACCTCCTCCCTCTCGTCTCTCTCTCAATTCTCTACGTCAATCGATAACTCAAACCCAAACCTAAACTCAAATTCCCGTGAACAACCTTCTCTCTTTCCTCCCTGCGTCTTCCTCCTCCTAGCTTCCCCTCCCTTCGACAACGCGCCCTCCTCGCACGTGCACACGCATGAGTACCGCGCCTTCCAGTTCCGCACCGGGCCCCAGTTGTTCGAGCCCCGCTCCCTCGACGTCGTCAACATCGGCCCTGCCTTCCGCGGCCACTACGGTGCTTTCAGCCCCAACTCGCGCCTCCCCGCACTCGACTGCGGGCTCCGTGGCTCCCCGATGGATGAAGGTGGCGACGACAGACTCGCTGGGATGAAGCAGGCCGCCAATGACCAGAGGGAGCTCGATGGGTGCGTCGAGGGGTTTGAGGTGGGGAAGCTGAGCAGAATGGTCGGTTCTGATGCTAGGAGCTACACCGAGGGTTTGGAGGAGTTATATAAGAAAATGCTTGTTAAGATTCAGAATTTGACCAGCTTGGTGGACGAGAGTTCTGCTATGGTTCTTGAGCAG CAGAGAAGATTAGTAGCTATGGACATTTCAGCGTTCTGTGCTTGA
- the LOC114167106 gene encoding uncharacterized protein LOC114167106 isoform X3 encodes MDDPPLQRIAISGPTLASLIQRFSTSPSAIHGLLFGHVTHLPTTLSDDSSSTVPTLLATITGFLCSPSFHDSSGAVLPSALHPHSSLLGWFSARRRSALRPSMREFSVTSSLSSLSQFSTSIDNSNPNLNSNSREQPSLFPPCVFLLLASPPFDNAPSSHVHTHEYRAFQFRTGPQLFEPRSLDVVNIGPAFRGHYGAFSPNSRLPALDCGLRGSPMDEGGDDRLAGMKQAANDQRELDGCVEGFEVGKLSRMVGSDARSYTEGLEELYKKMLVKIQNLTSLVDESSAMVLEQRRLVAMDISAFCA; translated from the exons ATGGACGATCCACCGTTGCAGAGGATCGCGATTTCCGGCCCCACACTTGCCTCCCTCATCCAGCGCTTCTCCACTTCCCCCTCGGCCATCCACGGCCTCCTCTTCGGCCACGTCACCCACCTTCCCACCACACTCTCCGACGATTCTTCCTCCACCGTCCCCACCCTCCTCGCTACCATCACCGGCTTCCTCTGCTCCCCCTCCTTCCACGACTCCTCCGGCGCCGTCCTCCCCTCCGCCCTCCACCCCCACTCCTCCCTCCTCGGGTGGTTCTCCGCTCGCCGCCGATCCGCCCTCCGCCCCTCCATGCGCGAGTTCTCCGTCACCTCCTCCCTCTCGTCTCTCTCTCAATTCTCTACGTCAATCGATAACTCAAACCCAAACCTAAACTCAAATTCCCGTGAACAACCTTCTCTCTTTCCTCCCTGCGTCTTCCTCCTCCTAGCTTCCCCTCCCTTCGACAACGCGCCCTCCTCGCACGTGCACACGCATGAGTACCGCGCCTTCCAGTTCCGCACCGGGCCCCAGTTGTTCGAGCCCCGCTCCCTCGACGTCGTCAACATCGGCCCTGCCTTCCGCGGCCACTACGGTGCTTTCAGCCCCAACTCGCGCCTCCCCGCACTCGACTGCGGGCTCCGTGGCTCCCCGATGGATGAAGGTGGCGACGACAGACTCGCTGGGATGAAGCAGGCCGCCAATGACCAGAGGGAGCTCGATGGGTGCGTCGAGGGGTTTGAGGTGGGGAAGCTGAGCAGAATGGTCGGTTCTGATGCTAGGAGCTACACCGAGGGTTTGGAGGAGTTATATAAGAAAATGCTTGTTAAGATTCAGAATTTGACCAGCTTGGTGGACGAGAGTTCTGCTATGGTTCTTGAGCAG AGAAGATTAGTAGCTATGGACATTTCAGCGTTCTGTGCTTGA
- the LOC114167106 gene encoding uncharacterized protein LOC114167106 isoform X1 produces MDDPPLQRIAISGPTLASLIQRFSTSPSAIHGLLFGHVTHLPTTLSDDSSSTVPTLLATITGFLCSPSFHDSSGAVLPSALHPHSSLLGWFSARRRSALRPSMREFSVTSSLSSLSQFSTSIDNSNPNLNSNSREQPSLFPPCVFLLLASPPFDNAPSSHVHTHEYRAFQFRTGPQLFEPRSLDVVNIGPAFRGHYGAFSPNSRLPALDCGLRGSPMDEGGDDRLAGMKQAANDQRELDGCVEGFEVGKLSRMVGSDARSYTEGLEELYKKMLVKIQNLTSLVDESSAMVLEQENHNRKLKHKIFRSAASE; encoded by the exons ATGGACGATCCACCGTTGCAGAGGATCGCGATTTCCGGCCCCACACTTGCCTCCCTCATCCAGCGCTTCTCCACTTCCCCCTCGGCCATCCACGGCCTCCTCTTCGGCCACGTCACCCACCTTCCCACCACACTCTCCGACGATTCTTCCTCCACCGTCCCCACCCTCCTCGCTACCATCACCGGCTTCCTCTGCTCCCCCTCCTTCCACGACTCCTCCGGCGCCGTCCTCCCCTCCGCCCTCCACCCCCACTCCTCCCTCCTCGGGTGGTTCTCCGCTCGCCGCCGATCCGCCCTCCGCCCCTCCATGCGCGAGTTCTCCGTCACCTCCTCCCTCTCGTCTCTCTCTCAATTCTCTACGTCAATCGATAACTCAAACCCAAACCTAAACTCAAATTCCCGTGAACAACCTTCTCTCTTTCCTCCCTGCGTCTTCCTCCTCCTAGCTTCCCCTCCCTTCGACAACGCGCCCTCCTCGCACGTGCACACGCATGAGTACCGCGCCTTCCAGTTCCGCACCGGGCCCCAGTTGTTCGAGCCCCGCTCCCTCGACGTCGTCAACATCGGCCCTGCCTTCCGCGGCCACTACGGTGCTTTCAGCCCCAACTCGCGCCTCCCCGCACTCGACTGCGGGCTCCGTGGCTCCCCGATGGATGAAGGTGGCGACGACAGACTCGCTGGGATGAAGCAGGCCGCCAATGACCAGAGGGAGCTCGATGGGTGCGTCGAGGGGTTTGAGGTGGGGAAGCTGAGCAGAATGGTCGGTTCTGATGCTAGGAGCTACACCGAGGGTTTGGAGGAGTTATATAAGAAAATGCTTGTTAAGATTCAGAATTTGACCAGCTTGGTGGACGAGAGTTCTGCTATGGTTCTTGAGCAG GAAAATCATAATAGGAagttaaaacacaaaatttttaGATCTGCTGCCTCAGAATAA